One Ferribacterium limneticum genomic window, CAAGCTCTACACCGCCATCCACGTGGTCGTTCCGGCCGCCGTTTCCGGTCTGGCCGCTTCCTACATCCTGGGTATCTCCCGGGCAGTTGGCGAAACGATGATTCTGGCGGTGGCTGCCGGCATGCAGCCGAACCTGACCTGGAACCCGATGGAGCCAGCGGCGACCATTACTTCCTACATCGTGCAGGTGGCCCTGGGCGATCTGCCGCATGGCTCGATCGGCTACCAGACCATCTTCGCTGCCGGCCTGACCCTGCTGCTCATCACGCTGGCCTTCAACATTGCCGGCCAGTGGCTGCGCCGTCGCTATCGTGAGGCTTACTGACATGCAACCGATGACTACCGAACAAATCCGCGTGCTGATTGCCCGCGGCAAACTCAAGGACACCGTCTTTCAGGCCCTTGGCATCATCTGTCTGGCGATCGGCCTGCTGGTTATCTTCCTGCTCGTCGGCGACATGCTGCTGCGTGGTCTGGATCGCCTGAATCTCGACTTCTTTACCGAGTTCGCCTCGCGTCGTGCTTCCCAATCCGGCATCCTGTCGGCCTGGGTCGGCACCATCCTGGTCATGTTCGTCACGGCGCTGGCTGCCGTGCCGCTCGGCGTCGCTGCCGGCATCTACCTCGAGGAATATGCCAAGCGCAACTGGGTGACCGACATCATCGAGATCAACATCACCAATCTGGCTGCCGTGCCGTCCATCGTTTATGGCCTGCTGTCGCTCGGCATCTTTGTCTATGCCTTCGGTCTCGGCCAGAGCATCCTGTCGGCCGGCCTGACGCTGGCGCTGCTCATTCTGCCCATCGTCATCGTGTCCACCCGCGAAGCGATCCGCGCCATTCCGGCGATGATCCGCGAAGGCTCGATGGCCGTCGGCGCGACGCGCTGGCAGACCTGCCGCTACCACATCATCCCGTATGCCATGCCCGGCATCCTGACCGGCGTCATCATCGGCCTGGCCCGCGCCATCGGCGAAACGGCGCCGATCATCACCATCGGCGCGCTGACCTTCATCGCCTTCCTGCCACCCGTGCCCTTCACCGCGACCGGCGCGGATGGCGTTTCGGCCGGCCTGTTCGACTGGGTGATGTCGCCCTTCACGGTGATGCCGATCCAGATTTTCAACTGGACCTCGCGCCCCGATCCGGCCTTTGAAGTCAACGCCGCCGCCGCCGGCTTCGTGCTCATGGGCATGGTGCTGTCGATGAACGCCATCGCCATCTACCTGCGCTACAAGATGCGCAAGAACATCAAGTGGTAATTCCCACGGTCAACCGGGAAAAACAGCCAAAAATGAAATCCGAAATGGAGTCTCCGATGCAGATTCACGACAATCCGGTCCTCAAGGCCGAGGCCCGCAACCTGAATTTTTTCTACAGCGAAAAGCAGGCGCTCAAGGGCATCAACATGCCGATCTACGACAAGAAGGTCACCGCCCTGATCGGCCCGTCCGGTTGTGGCAAATCGACCTACCTGCGCAGCTTCAACCGCATGCACGACCTCTACCCGGGCAACCGCTACGAGGGCGAGATCCGCTTCTTCCCGGACAACACCAACCTGCTGTCGCCGGAAGTCGATCCGATCGAAGTCCGCATGCGCATCGGCATGGTCTTCCAGAAGCCGAATCCCTTCCCCAAGACGATTTACGAGAACGTCGCCTACGGCCTGCGCGTGCGCGGTGAAAACAACAAGCGCGCTCTCGACGACAAGGTCGAACATGCCCTGAAGGGCGCGGCGATCTGGGAGGAAGTCAAGGATCGCCTGCAGGACCTGGCGCCCAACCTCTCCGGCGGCCAGCAACAGCGCCTGTGCATCGCTCGCGCCCTGGCCACCGATCCCGAACTGCTGCTCTTCGATGAGCCGACCTCGGCGCTCGACCCGATCGCCACCGGCGCCATCGAGGAACTGGTGCACGAGCTCAAGAAGCGCGTCACCATCCTCATCGTCACCCACAACATGCAGCAGGCAGCCCGCGTTTCCGACTACACCGCCTACATGTACCTCGGCGAGATGATCGAGTTCGGCAAGACCGACGAAATCTTCATCAAGCCGCAGGACAAGCGCACCGAGGATTACATTACCGGTCGGATGGGTTAACAGGGGAATATGACATGAACGAAAGCCAACACCTTTCCAGCCAGTTCGACGACGACCTCAGCCGCCTGCGCACCCATGTGCTGCAGATGGGCGGTCTGGTCGAAACCCAGGTTTCCGCCGCTATCGAGGCCTATTCGACCGGCGAGATCGCCAGCGTCAAGACCATTGTCGAGACCGACCGCCGGGTCAACGAACTCGAAAAGGCCATCGACGACGACTGCGCCCACATCATCGCCAAGCGCCAGCCGACCGCCTCCGACCTGCGTCTGGTGCTCGGCATCAGCAAGATCGTCACCGACCTGGAACGGGCTGGCGACGAGGCCAAGAAAATTGCCAAGGGCGTTCGTCGAATCTATGAGGGCGGCCATCTGCCTGGTCAGTACGGCGTCGGCATCCGCCATCTGGCTGAAGCGGCGCTGGTCATGATTCGCAAGGCACTCGACGCCTTCGCCCGCCTCGACACGCCGCAGGCCGCCGATGTCATTCGCGCCGATACCGATGTCGATGCCGAATTCAAGTCGATCATCCGTCAGCTGATCACGCACATGATGGAAGATCCACGCACCATCACCACCTCGATCGAGATCATCTCGATCGCCCGCGCCATCGAGCGCATCGGCGACCACGCCAAGAACATCTCGGAGCAAGTGGTCTATGTCGTCGAAGGGCGCGACATCCGTCACACCAAGGAGAAGGTCCTGTGACTCCGACGATCCTGGTCGTTGAAGACGAGCCGGCGATCCAGGAACTTGTCACCATCAACCTCAAGCACGCCGGCTTTCTCGTCGTCCGCGCCGGTAGCGCCGAGGAGGCCGAATCGGCCATCCGCGCCGCGCTGCCCGACCTGGTGATTCTCGACTGGATGCTGCCCGGCCAGTCCGGTGTTGCGCTGGCCAAGAAGATCCGGGCCGATGAGCGGACCCGCGAATTGCCGATCATCATGCTGACCGCCCGCGTCCATGAAGAAGACAAGGTGCAAGGCCTCGAAGCCGGCGCTGACGACTACATCACCAAGCCCTTCTCGCCGAAGGAAATGGTCGCTCGCGTGCGCGCCGTGCTGCGTCGTCGGGCCCCGCATCTGGCCGGCGAGGCAGTTGAAATCGGCAGCCTGGCGCTCAACCCGGCGACCCATCGCGTGCTGGCCGGCGGCCAGCCGATCGAACTCGGCCCGACTGAATTCCGTCTGCTCTTTTTCTTCATGACCCACGCCGAGCGCGTCTACACCCGCGCCCAACTGCTCGACGAAGTGTGGGGCGACCACGTCTTTATCGAAGAGCGCACGGTCGACGTGCATATCCGTCGCCTGCGCGCGGCCTTGGAAGGCTCCGGCAACCACGAACGCGTCGAAACCGTACGCGGCACCGGCTACCGCTTCCGGGGAGCCTGAAAGGCGTGTCAGCCCAGGTAATTCGGGCCGTACTGCTGGCCCTGCTGTCGATCTTCATCGCCTTGCCGGTTGGTTATTTCGTCGCGCATTGGGCCGGTTGGTCGGTATTCTGCGCCGGCCTCGGTCTGCAGATGATCTTCCATTTTCGCAACTTCGCCCGGCTCGATCGCTGGTCGCACCGCCCGGTTGTTGACGCCGGTCTCGAAGGTGAAGGTGCCTGGGATGGTATTTTCGGCCGCCTTTACCGGCACGAAAAAGATCTGCGCACCCAGATTTCCGATCGTGACGACCAGATCGAGCGTCTTTTCGCCGCGTTGCAGGCGCTGACCGACGGCGTCGTCGCCCTCGACCTCAATCAGCAGATCGTTTATTGCAACACCACGGCCGAAGATCAACTCGGGCTGGTCTCGGAGTCCGATCGTGGCCAACCCATCGTCAATCTGGTGCGCCAGCCGGAGTTCGTCGCCTACCTTGACGCCGGCGACTTCGAACGGCCGCTGACCCTGCGTTCCGATCGCGGGACGGATCGCGTCCTGTCCATCCACGTCGTTCCCTATGCAGGCGACCGACGTCTCATGCAGATCAAGGATGTCACGCAGAGCGACCGCCTCGACCGGATGCGCCGCGACTTCGTCGCCAACGTCTCGCACGAGCTGCGCACGCCGCTCACCGTGCTCGCCGGCTTCCTCGAAACGCTGCAGGAAATCGATCTCGATCGTGACGAGCAACATCGCTATCTCGACATGATGGCCGAGCAGTCGAAGCGCATGGAATCCATCGTCCAGGATCTGCTGACCCTGTCGTCCATCGAGTCGGCGCCGCCACCGAGCAATGATGTGGTCGACATGGGCAGCCTTATCGACAAGCTGCGCCGCGATGGCGAGGCGCTGTCAGGCGGTCGGCACACTATCGTGGCCGAAACCGACGGGCTGTGTGACCTGCGTGGTTCCGAGCCGGAACTGGTCAGCGCCTTCGGCAATCTTGTCGCCAATGCCGTACGCTACACGCCGGCCGGCGGCACGGTGCGCATCGAATGGAAAGTCACGGCGCAGGGGGCGGAATTCGCCGTCGAGGACACGGGGATCGGTATCGAGGCCAAACATATACCGCGCCTGACCGAGCGTTTTTACCGCGTCGACCGCGGCCGCTCGCGCGATGCCGGTGGCACCGGTCTGGGCCTGGCCATCGTCAAGCACTCGCTCAACCGGCACCAGGCCCTGCTTGATATCAGGAGTTTGCCGGGGGTCGGCAGCCGCTTTGCGGCGAAGTTCCCGGCCAGCCGCATCGCACGCGTTCAGGGCTAGTGACGAGGGCTGATCACCGATCAGCCCTCGAGGTGTTTCAGAACCTGGGTTCTAGCGGAAAAACCGGCCGAGCAGTCCGCTCAGGAAACCTGGGCTGGGTTGTTTCTCGATCGTCGCGACGGCCGCCGGTCCGTGGTCGACCCCGGTCATCTGCTTGACCGCATCGGCGTAGTCGCGGTCCTCGTTGGAGATATGGTTGATCAGCCATTTCGACAACATCATGTGCAGTTCATCGACGATATCCTCGCCCTTGGCGGCGCGCATGGTGATATCGGTGACGCGACGAATGAACAGCTCATGGACTTTCTTGTGCGGCTTGAGAAACTTGTAGCCGGCCTCTTCGAGCATTTCTTCCTCGAAGCCGAAGTGCGACTGCGTGTAGTCGATGAGCTGCTCGATGATCTCGTTCACCATCTTCTTGTCGAGCTTCATCTTGGCGATTTCGAGATCGTTGATGTACTCGACGATGCGCTGGTGCTGGGCATCGATGACTTCAATCCCGGTTTCGAGCTTTTTATCCCAGATAATCGGCATGACTGTTCTCCTGACATTTTTGCAATGTCAGGAGTAAATAGCAGTTTTGGGGTGTTTCAGTTGACGTGCGTCAACAGTGCGACAGTGGGGGCGTGACTTACTTCACGGTTTCCTTTTGATTTTGGCCGAAATTTCCGGTTGACCGTGGAAGTGTGTCGTGACCCCCTTTTTCAGCCCTTGATCGGCCCTACCTTGCTGGCCGCCAGCTTGGCGTTGCCCCGGGCCTCATCGGTCGTGCCGGCATTGGCCACGGCGACGCCCATGCGGCGTTTCGTGAAGGCTTCCGGCTTGCCGAACAGGCGCAGGTCGGTGCGCGGCACGGCCAGCGCTTCTTCCAGTCCGGAGAAGGCAATGCCCTTTTCGTCCATGCCGCCGTAAATGACTGCCGAGGCGCCCGGTTCGCGCAGCGCGGTGTCCACCGGCAGGCCGAGGATGGCGCGGGCGTGCAGTTCGAATTCCGAGAAGCGCTGCGAACACAGGGTGACCAGCCCGGTATCGTGCGGCCGTGGGCTGACTTCCGAGAACCACACCATGTCGTCCTTGACGAACAGCTCGACGCCGAACAGGCCGCGCCCGCCGAGGTTGCCGGTGACGGCGCCGGCGATTTCCTGCGCCCGGGCCAGCGCCGCCGGGGTCATCGCCTGCGGTTGCCAGGATTCAACATAATCGCCGGCGACCTGAATGTGGCCAATCGGTTCGCAGAAGTGGGTTGCCACTTCGCCGGCCGCGTTGCGGGCGCGGACAGTGAGCAGGGTGATTTCGTAATCGAAGTCGATGAAGCCCTCGACGATGACGCGACCCTGATTGACCCGGCCGCCGCTCGCCGCGTAGTCCCAGGCTTTCTGCACATCGTCCGGGCCGCGCAACAGCGACTGGCCCTTGCCGGAAGACGACATGGTCGGCTTGACGATGCACGGGTAGCCAATCCCGCCGTCAATCGCCGCCTGCAGTTCGGCCAGCGAATCGGCAAATTTGTAGGGTGAGGTGGGCAGGCCGAGTTCCTCGGCGGCCAGTCGGCGGATGCCTTCGCGGTTCATCGTGAGTTTGGCGGCGCGCGCCGTCGGGATCACTTCGGCCAGCCCGGCCGCTTCGATCTCGACCAGCATGTCGGTGGCGATGGCCTCGATTTCCGGCACGATCAGGTGCGGTTTTTCCAGCTCGACCAGTTGGCGCAGCGCCGCGCCATCGGTCATCGAAATGACGTGGGCGCGATGGGCGACCTGATGGCCCGGCGCGTTCTCATAGCGGTCGACAGCGATCACTTCAACCCCCAGGCGCTGCAGCGCGATGATCACTTCCTTGCCGAGTTCGCCGGCACCGAGCAGCATGACGCGGGTGGCGGAAGGGGAGAGCGGGGTGCCGATTTGCATGGGGTTTCCTCTGTTGAGCGGATTTCGATTTTGGCCGAATTTAGGCGTCGACCGTGGCATCGTCAAGCCAAGTTTCAGCCGCACCGGGATGGGGCGCCGCGCTTTATAATGCCGCGATGCAATTTCGATCCCTGCCGCTCTCCATCGAGCGCTTCCTGCTCTCGCCGTTCAGCCTGCTGCTGGCGCTCTTCCTGGCCTTCTTTCTCAATTCGTACAGCCTGCCGCTGACCGATGTCGACGAGGGTGCCTTCTCCGAAGCGACGCGCGAAATGATGGCGCGCGGCAACCTGGTTTCGCCAACGCTCAACGACGCGCCGCGCCACGACAAACCCATTTTGATCTACTGGGCGCAGGCCGCCTCGGTCGCCGTGCTCGGCGTCAGCGAAATCGGCTTCCGTCTGCCCTCCATCGTCTTCGCGCTGCTCTGGGTCTTCGCGCTGTTCCGCTTCTGCGTCCGCCACGGCAACCAGATGACGGCGCAGATTGCCTCGCTGGTCATGGCGCTGACGCTGGTCGTCGGCTTCATCGCCAAGGCGGCGATTGCCGATGCGCTGCTCAATTTGCTCATCGCCCTGGCCATGTTCGGCATCTACGACTATTTCGTCGCCTGCCGGGACGGCAAGCCGGCCGCCCAAACGCGCCGCCTGCTGTTCGGCGTCTATGTCGCGCTCGGCCTCGGTTTTCTCGCCAAGGGACCGGTCGCCGTATTCTTTCCGCTGCTCATCAGCGGGCTGTTTTTCGTCTCGGCCGGCGCCTGGCGCGACTGGCTCAAAGCCGTCTTCTTCTGGCCCGGCTGGCTACTGTTCCTGGCCATCGTCGTGCCGTGGCACGTCGCGGTCTATCTCGACCAGGGCGACGCCTTCTTCCGCGGCTTCTACCTCAAGCACAACATCAACCGTTACGCCGACACCTTCGAAGGCCACGGCGGACGCTGGTGGTACTACTTCGCGGTGCTGCCCTTCATCCTGCTGCCGTTCACCGGCTGGCTCTTCGCCATTGCCGGCAAGCTGGCCGGGGCGCTGCGCCAGAGCGACAGCGATGCCCTGTTCGAACGCTTCCTGATCATCTGGTTCGGCGTCGTCTTCGCCTTCTTCTCGTTCTCCGGCACACAGTTGCCGCATTACCTGCTCTACGGCTGCACGCCGGTCTTCATCCTGCTCGCCCGCCATCGGCTCGATTTCGAACGACGCTGGCTGGCCTTCGTGCCGATGATCCTCTTCGCGCTGCTCCTCGCCGTTTTGCCGGAAGTGCTCGCCTTCGCCGCCGGCAAGGCCAGCCGGCCGTTCGAGAAATTCCTGCTCGACGGCCTGACCATCGCCTTCGCCGACGAGGCGCGCTGGTTGTTGCCGCTGCTGCTTGTTGCCGTCGTCGGCCTCGCCTTCTGGCGTCGCCTGCCGGTCTGGCAGGGGCTGGTTCTCGCCGGCCTGCTGCAGGCAGCGACGCTCGCCCTGGTCATCGCGCCGCGCGCCATCGAAGTGACACAAGGTCCGGTGCGCGAAGCGGCCATGTTCGTCAAACAGAGCGGCGAAACCAATGTCGTTGCCTGGCGCATCATCATGCCGAGCTTCAGCGTCTATCGTCAGGCGGCAACGCCGACGCGGGTGCCCGAACTTGGCCAACTGGTTTTCACGCGTACCGACCGCAAGCATGAAGTCCAGGCCCTGCTCGCGCCGGGGCTAACCCTGCGCGACGTCTATCAACGCAGCTTCGTCACGCTGGCTCGTGTCGAGCGTGAGGACAAGCAATGAAGGATCAGGGCTTGCACGTCCGGAACCCGATTTTCGACGCCTCCATCCTCGGCCTGTGCCTGCTTTTCGCACTGGGCTTGGTCGCCATCGGTCAGACCGGCGACTGGTACGCCGGCTTCATTCCCGCCCAGGCGGCCAGCCAGGTTTTGCCACCGTGGCTCTGGGAAAGCCTGACGACGCTTGGCGATGGCCGCGTCCAGCTGGCGCTGATGCTGCCTTTCTGCCTGCGCTACCCGCGCGTTTTCTGGGCGCTGGTCGTCGGTGCGCTGCTCGCTGGCGCGATGAGCCGCGGCTTCAAGGTCTGGTTCGACCTGCCGCGCCCGGCCGCCGTGCTCGACGCCAGCCAGATCACCATCATTGGTGCCCGCCTGACGGCACACAGCTTTCCATCGGGCCACACCGTCTCGGCCTTTTCCTTCGTCGTCGCCTGGCTCGCCCTGCTCGGCTGGTGGCGCGCTCTGCCCATCGTCGTCATCGCCGCGCTGGCCGCGTTTTCGCGCATCGCCGTCGGCGCCCACTGGCCGGTCGATGTGCTGGCCGGCGGGATGATCGGCCTGGCCGGCGGCTGGCTGGGCCTGCGCCTGACCCGCAGCTTCCGCTGGGGCTTGGGCGTGCGCGCCCACTGGATACTGGTTGGCATCGCCGTCATCGGCGTGGCGACGCTGCCTTTCGATGGTCAGGGTTACCCGGATACGCGTCCGTGGCGCATCGTTGCCTGCCTGTGGGGGCTGGGCGGTTTCGTGCTGTTCTATTTGCTGCCCCTGCTGCGCGGAGGCTGGAAGGTGGCGAGCCGGCCACTGGAAGGGCTTGTCGCGGAAGATCAGGCGGGCTGATTCACGGTTTTCGGAGTGCGATCCCGGGTATCCTCGTGGGGCGGGATTACTATGCTGATTGCAAAAACGGTCAATAATTTGTACTGTCCGTTTTATCTTCCGAATCAGAAATCATGCCCCCGCCCATTCTCAAATACGTCGATATCGCGCGCCTGGTCGGAGCCGGATTAAAGTGTCCGTCGTGCAATGGCACGGACTGCCGGGATTCAAGATGGCATTCGAAGGCGGAAAAGCTGGGCGCGGCGGATTTTCGTCCCTATCGCTGCAACGATTGCTCACATCGCTTTCTGGCCCGCAACAATGCTGCCCTGGAGCGGATACTGATCAACGCTACGGCCGTTGTCATGCTGTGCTTCGGGATTTTTGTAGTTGTCGATTTTTGGCTGGAAAGCGTCGACGAGTCGAAGCGCGCGCCTGTCGGGCTGGCCGCAGCGGCACTCCCGGCCGAAAGCGCGGCCGGCGCGCCGAATCGACTGCTGACCGCTGGCCTGCCTGCCGATGCCAACGATGACCCGGCAATCCGCGCCAGAAAACAGCAGGAAGCGGCCGACAACGGCGATGCCGGTGCGATGCTGCAGATCGGCCGCGACCTGGCGACCGGCAACAATGGCCAGAAGGATCTCGGGCAGGCGGCCAAATGGGTGCAGTTGGCCGCAGCGACGGGTAACCCGGACGCGATGCTTGAGCTCGGGCGGTTTTATCGCGATGGCGTGGGGGTGACGCAGGATTCGGCTCGCGCCTACGTCTGGCTCAGTCAGGCTGCTGCGGCAAAGAATACGGACGCCGTGCTCGAGCGCGAGGCGCTGGTGCGGACGATGGGCGAAGAGCCGCTGAGGGCGGCAAAAGAATTGTCCTTGCCGAGCCAGCCGGTGGCCGCCCTCATCCGCCCGAAATAGCACATTTCGGGAAGTATCGCGGCCGCTGGCCGAGCGAAGAGCGGTGAATGGGCGCGG contains:
- a CDS encoding phosphatase PAP2 family protein; translation: MKDQGLHVRNPIFDASILGLCLLFALGLVAIGQTGDWYAGFIPAQAASQVLPPWLWESLTTLGDGRVQLALMLPFCLRYPRVFWALVVGALLAGAMSRGFKVWFDLPRPAAVLDASQITIIGARLTAHSFPSGHTVSAFSFVVAWLALLGWWRALPIVVIAALAAFSRIAVGAHWPVDVLAGGMIGLAGGWLGLRLTRSFRWGLGVRAHWILVGIAVIGVATLPFDGQGYPDTRPWRIVACLWGLGGFVLFYLLPLLRGGWKVASRPLEGLVAEDQAG
- the pstA gene encoding phosphate ABC transporter permease PstA — encoded protein: MQPMTTEQIRVLIARGKLKDTVFQALGIICLAIGLLVIFLLVGDMLLRGLDRLNLDFFTEFASRRASQSGILSAWVGTILVMFVTALAAVPLGVAAGIYLEEYAKRNWVTDIIEINITNLAAVPSIVYGLLSLGIFVYAFGLGQSILSAGLTLALLILPIVIVSTREAIRAIPAMIREGSMAVGATRWQTCRYHIIPYAMPGILTGVIIGLARAIGETAPIITIGALTFIAFLPPVPFTATGADGVSAGLFDWVMSPFTVMPIQIFNWTSRPDPAFEVNAAAAGFVLMGMVLSMNAIAIYLRYKMRKNIKW
- a CDS encoding ArnT family glycosyltransferase, whose translation is MQFRSLPLSIERFLLSPFSLLLALFLAFFLNSYSLPLTDVDEGAFSEATREMMARGNLVSPTLNDAPRHDKPILIYWAQAASVAVLGVSEIGFRLPSIVFALLWVFALFRFCVRHGNQMTAQIASLVMALTLVVGFIAKAAIADALLNLLIALAMFGIYDYFVACRDGKPAAQTRRLLFGVYVALGLGFLAKGPVAVFFPLLISGLFFVSAGAWRDWLKAVFFWPGWLLFLAIVVPWHVAVYLDQGDAFFRGFYLKHNINRYADTFEGHGGRWWYYFAVLPFILLPFTGWLFAIAGKLAGALRQSDSDALFERFLIIWFGVVFAFFSFSGTQLPHYLLYGCTPVFILLARHRLDFERRWLAFVPMILFALLLAVLPEVLAFAAGKASRPFEKFLLDGLTIAFADEARWLLPLLLVAVVGLAFWRRLPVWQGLVLAGLLQAATLALVIAPRAIEVTQGPVREAAMFVKQSGETNVVAWRIIMPSFSVYRQAATPTRVPELGQLVFTRTDRKHEVQALLAPGLTLRDVYQRSFVTLARVEREDKQ
- a CDS encoding tetratricopeptide repeat protein; this translates as MPPPILKYVDIARLVGAGLKCPSCNGTDCRDSRWHSKAEKLGAADFRPYRCNDCSHRFLARNNAALERILINATAVVMLCFGIFVVVDFWLESVDESKRAPVGLAAAALPAESAAGAPNRLLTAGLPADANDDPAIRARKQQEAADNGDAGAMLQIGRDLATGNNGQKDLGQAAKWVQLAAATGNPDAMLELGRFYRDGVGVTQDSARAYVWLSQAAAAKNTDAVLEREALVRTMGEEPLRAAKELSLPSQPVAALIRPK
- the phoR gene encoding phosphate regulon sensor histidine kinase PhoR; the protein is MSAQVIRAVLLALLSIFIALPVGYFVAHWAGWSVFCAGLGLQMIFHFRNFARLDRWSHRPVVDAGLEGEGAWDGIFGRLYRHEKDLRTQISDRDDQIERLFAALQALTDGVVALDLNQQIVYCNTTAEDQLGLVSESDRGQPIVNLVRQPEFVAYLDAGDFERPLTLRSDRGTDRVLSIHVVPYAGDRRLMQIKDVTQSDRLDRMRRDFVANVSHELRTPLTVLAGFLETLQEIDLDRDEQHRYLDMMAEQSKRMESIVQDLLTLSSIESAPPPSNDVVDMGSLIDKLRRDGEALSGGRHTIVAETDGLCDLRGSEPELVSAFGNLVANAVRYTPAGGTVRIEWKVTAQGAEFAVEDTGIGIEAKHIPRLTERFYRVDRGRSRDAGGTGLGLAIVKHSLNRHQALLDIRSLPGVGSRFAAKFPASRIARVQG
- the phoU gene encoding phosphate signaling complex protein PhoU, whose translation is MNESQHLSSQFDDDLSRLRTHVLQMGGLVETQVSAAIEAYSTGEIASVKTIVETDRRVNELEKAIDDDCAHIIAKRQPTASDLRLVLGISKIVTDLERAGDEAKKIAKGVRRIYEGGHLPGQYGVGIRHLAEAALVMIRKALDAFARLDTPQAADVIRADTDVDAEFKSIIRQLITHMMEDPRTITTSIEIISIARAIERIGDHAKNISEQVVYVVEGRDIRHTKEKVL
- the pstB gene encoding phosphate ABC transporter ATP-binding protein PstB, giving the protein MQIHDNPVLKAEARNLNFFYSEKQALKGINMPIYDKKVTALIGPSGCGKSTYLRSFNRMHDLYPGNRYEGEIRFFPDNTNLLSPEVDPIEVRMRIGMVFQKPNPFPKTIYENVAYGLRVRGENNKRALDDKVEHALKGAAIWEEVKDRLQDLAPNLSGGQQQRLCIARALATDPELLLFDEPTSALDPIATGAIEELVHELKKRVTILIVTHNMQQAARVSDYTAYMYLGEMIEFGKTDEIFIKPQDKRTEDYITGRMG
- a CDS encoding bacteriohemerythrin; this encodes MPIIWDKKLETGIEVIDAQHQRIVEYINDLEIAKMKLDKKMVNEIIEQLIDYTQSHFGFEEEMLEEAGYKFLKPHKKVHELFIRRVTDITMRAAKGEDIVDELHMMLSKWLINHISNEDRDYADAVKQMTGVDHGPAAVATIEKQPSPGFLSGLLGRFFR
- the phoB gene encoding phosphate regulon transcriptional regulator PhoB → MTPTILVVEDEPAIQELVTINLKHAGFLVVRAGSAEEAESAIRAALPDLVILDWMLPGQSGVALAKKIRADERTRELPIIMLTARVHEEDKVQGLEAGADDYITKPFSPKEMVARVRAVLRRRAPHLAGEAVEIGSLALNPATHRVLAGGQPIELGPTEFRLLFFFMTHAERVYTRAQLLDEVWGDHVFIEERTVDVHIRRLRAALEGSGNHERVETVRGTGYRFRGA
- the purT gene encoding formate-dependent phosphoribosylglycinamide formyltransferase: MQIGTPLSPSATRVMLLGAGELGKEVIIALQRLGVEVIAVDRYENAPGHQVAHRAHVISMTDGAALRQLVELEKPHLIVPEIEAIATDMLVEIEAAGLAEVIPTARAAKLTMNREGIRRLAAEELGLPTSPYKFADSLAELQAAIDGGIGYPCIVKPTMSSSGKGQSLLRGPDDVQKAWDYAASGGRVNQGRVIVEGFIDFDYEITLLTVRARNAAGEVATHFCEPIGHIQVAGDYVESWQPQAMTPAALARAQEIAGAVTGNLGGRGLFGVELFVKDDMVWFSEVSPRPHDTGLVTLCSQRFSEFELHARAILGLPVDTALREPGASAVIYGGMDEKGIAFSGLEEALAVPRTDLRLFGKPEAFTKRRMGVAVANAGTTDEARGNAKLAASKVGPIKG